One window of Candidatus Methanoperedens sp. genomic DNA carries:
- a CDS encoding HAD-IIIA family hydrolase, translated as MADAVFLDRDGVLNELVLNPATGEYEPPHRIGDMKLFPYVFECLGKIQNAGYDLFLVSNQPDYAKGKTTLEALEKVHNKFDQLLTSKGIYFKEYYYCYHHPQGIIPEYSYECMCRKPKPFFLFKAEENYNIELGSSWMIGDRDIDIECGKAAGTKTILIEEPLSMNKRGNSMPDHKVKDLIEAVEIIIQING; from the coding sequence ATGGCAGATGCTGTTTTCCTGGATAGGGATGGCGTGCTTAACGAGCTTGTATTAAATCCTGCGACTGGAGAGTATGAGCCTCCACATCGTATAGGGGATATGAAACTTTTTCCTTATGTGTTTGAATGCCTTGGAAAAATCCAAAATGCAGGGTATGATCTGTTTCTCGTCTCCAACCAGCCGGATTATGCTAAAGGGAAAACTACACTTGAAGCCTTAGAAAAAGTCCACAACAAATTTGACCAATTGTTAACTTCTAAGGGAATATATTTTAAGGAATACTATTACTGCTATCATCATCCTCAAGGGATAATACCTGAATATTCTTACGAATGTATGTGCCGCAAACCAAAGCCGTTCTTCCTTTTTAAAGCAGAAGAAAATTATAATATCGAGCTTGGGAGTTCATGGATGATTGGAGATCGGGATATAGATATCGAATGCGGCAAAGCTGCTGGCACGAAAACAATATTAATAGAGGAGCCATTATCTATGAATAAACGCGGGAATAGTATGCCTGACCATAAGGTAAAAGATCTGATAGAAGCAGTGGAGATAATAATTCAAATAAATGGATAA
- a CDS encoding SIS domain-containing protein yields the protein MEQEDYIETYFKDCVEIINRIDREQIIKISAILKKIQLRQGRLFILGVGGSAGNASHAVNDFRKIAGIESYAPTDNVSELTARVNDDGWETIFVNWLKGSRLNTKDGILVFSVGGGNAEKNVSVNLVKALQYAKDAGASIMGIVGRDGGYTAKVADACIIIPPVNDETITPQTEAFQAVVWHLLVSSPDMKKYEMKWESTR from the coding sequence ATGGAACAGGAAGATTATATTGAAACTTATTTCAAAGATTGTGTTGAAATTATAAATCGGATTGACAGGGAACAAATAATAAAAATTTCTGCGATCCTTAAGAAAATCCAACTAAGACAGGGCAGGCTGTTCATCCTTGGTGTAGGCGGAAGCGCAGGCAATGCATCACATGCTGTTAATGATTTTCGTAAAATTGCAGGTATAGAATCCTATGCTCCCACAGACAACGTTTCTGAACTTACAGCAAGGGTTAATGATGACGGCTGGGAGACGATATTTGTTAACTGGCTCAAAGGCAGCCGATTGAACACCAAAGATGGTATCCTTGTATTCTCAGTCGGCGGAGGGAATGCTGAAAAAAACGTGAGCGTTAACCTTGTCAAAGCATTACAATATGCCAAAGATGCTGGTGCAAGTATTATGGGAATCGTAGGACGTGACGGCGGATACACTGCAAAGGTAGCAGATGCCTGCATCATAATCCCTCCCGTGAACGATGAAACCATCACGCCTCAAACTGAAGCATTCCAGGCAGTCGTCTGGCATTTACTGGTTTCCAGTCCTGATATGAAGAAATATGAAATGAAATGGGAGAGTACAAGGTAA
- a CDS encoding transaldolase translates to MKGSKQFKIKLYADGADLKGMIEVYNEGIVSGFTTNPTLMKKAGVKNYEEFAKSAIKAIPDLPISFEVFSDDLEGMEREARKIASWGEKAYIKIPVTNTKGKSTASLVKKLSYDGLKLNVTAILTTEQVKQVSNALSPATPSIVSVFAGRIADTGRDPMPIMKEAVNILKSNTKSELLWASTRELLNLVQAESCGCHIITITNDILKKVPMLGKDLKELSLDTVKMFYNDAQGAGYKI, encoded by the coding sequence ATGAAAGGATCAAAACAATTTAAAATAAAACTATATGCAGACGGCGCAGATCTGAAAGGAATGATAGAGGTTTACAATGAAGGGATTGTTAGTGGTTTCACAACAAATCCTACATTAATGAAAAAAGCTGGTGTTAAGAACTATGAAGAATTCGCAAAATCTGCCATAAAAGCAATTCCAGACCTCCCAATTTCATTTGAAGTATTCTCGGATGATTTGGAAGGCATGGAGAGAGAAGCTCGCAAGATCGCAAGCTGGGGCGAAAAAGCTTACATAAAGATACCTGTTACAAATACTAAAGGAAAAAGCACAGCTTCCCTGGTGAAAAAACTGTCATATGATGGGTTAAAGCTCAATGTAACTGCCATCTTAACGACCGAGCAGGTAAAACAAGTTTCTAATGCTCTTTCACCTGCAACCCCAAGTATAGTTTCGGTATTTGCGGGGCGTATAGCAGATACTGGCAGGGATCCTATGCCGATAATGAAAGAGGCAGTGAACATATTGAAATCGAACACGAAATCGGAACTATTATGGGCGAGTACAAGGGAATTGCTGAATCTTGTGCAGGCTGAATCGTGCGGATGCCATATCATTACAATTACCAATGATATATTGAAAAAGGTCCCAATGCTTGGGAAGGATCTTAAGGAATTGTCGCTGGATACGGTGAAAATGTTCTATAATGATGCACAAGGGGCGGGTTACAAAATTTGA